In Candidatus Neomarinimicrobiota bacterium, the DNA window ACGATAAGCCAGGTTCCTGGACCGAACACGATCCCGAACTGACGAAATGGAAACAGCTACTCACCGAGGTGAAGAATCTCAACCGAAAGGGAGTGCCCGTTCTTATCCCCGGTGAAGAGGTGTCCGTCGGCAGCAACAGAAAAAAAAACGTCCACCTGCTTGTTTTGAATCACCCGGAACTTATTCCCGGATCGGGCGATGGGGCCGAACGGTGGCTTCGAACACGATCAGAACTATCCATTCGAGGCGCCACCGACCGTCTCAAGGATGATTCCCTCGCCATCGCTGCCCATCCGAAGTGGAGATCATCCCGGCTGGAAAGTCTCTTGCTCAAGAGAGGCCAGTGGGAATCTGGTGATCTGAGACTCGAGGGAATAGCCGGTATGCAGATTCTGAACGGTGATTTCAACAGGGAATTCGAAGACGGGTTAGTGGAGTGGTCCCGACTCCTCCTCGCGGGAGAAAAGAGATTCATTTACGCCGGGAATGACGCTCACGGAAACTTTAACCGTTTTCTCCAGGTGAAACGTCCCATGTTGTCTCTCTGGCAACACCACTCCAAAGTCCTTGGGAAGTGCCGCACGGGACTCCATTTGCCCGAAGAACCGTCTATCGCATCAATAATCTCCACCCTGCGAAGGGGCAAGTGTGTTGTTTCCAACGGTCCTCTTGCACTACTAAAGGTGAGCAATTTGTCTTCATCTGTTACATTGGGTGGGTCCATTAACGGTAATAATATGGAGATTTCCGTTAGTTCAAGATCTTCCCGGGAATATGGGAGGCTCAAATGGATGGAAGTAAAATTTGGCGATTTTGATCGAAGAGAAGAGAAAACAATCTGCGCTGAGGCGTTCAGAGAAGAAGTTCAGTCGGCAGAATCATCGACTCAATTTAGCGCGCGGAATCTGCGGGGGTATGTTCGCACCGAACTGCGGAGCGTCAACTCAGAGGGTGAGGAATTCGTCTGTTACACAAATCCCGTCTGGATAAACAACTGACCGCCCACGAGAGAGATTAAGCAGGCATATGACTGCTCATTGAAGGGGGAGGTGTGAAGAGGATTCAGATGACCTTATAAACGAGCAGGCCGATCATTACGATAAGAGAGACGAAAATGATGGCCACACTCCAGTTGCCCTTCTTTATCTCCTCCCATTCATCGATATCGGTGGAGAACCAATCGAAAACCTTGATAGCGATGGCGACGCCGATGGCGAAACCGATAGAAGCAACCACAGCCCAACCAATGGCTCTGAGATAGCTCCATAATGTTGATTGAACACCAAATGGATCCATATATTCACTCCTCCCTTCCTTTACAAATACTCAATCAATCTTGCGAATTGAGCCGCGTTTACCTCCCCATCAAGGAGTCGTTCCACATCGTCTATTTTTGCCCTGGTCATCAGTCGGTATCCCTCTCCAAGAGGTACTTCAACGGT includes these proteins:
- a CDS encoding CehA/McbA family metallohydrolase, yielding MSFPIQTVVSELPLAACLASLFVPVLYAELHYRFPYFPFSRYYLKEPEIIADTPHRLDPGAELPILILIKDSHRFPIHLQSVEVDIRDERGKRKQIFLKKNLGISQRWWHEIIQVNVQGMAGICMTEVTFRYAISGRERTCVNDNSPASKIPFVTRLSSSLLPGASDGWVWGDLHCHSWMTDDFVEFGAPIDAIQKAAAASGLGFVAITDHSYDLDDKPGSWTEHDPELTKWKQLLTEVKNLNRKGVPVLIPGEEVSVGSNRKKNVHLLVLNHPELIPGSGDGAERWLRTRSELSIRGATDRLKDDSLAIAAHPKWRSSRLESLLLKRGQWESGDLRLEGIAGMQILNGDFNREFEDGLVEWSRLLLAGEKRFIYAGNDAHGNFNRFLQVKRPMLSLWQHHSKVLGKCRTGLHLPEEPSIASIISTLRRGKCVVSNGPLALLKVSNLSSSVTLGGSINGNNMEISVSSRSSREYGRLKWMEVKFGDFDRREEKTICAEAFREEVQSAESSTQFSARNLRGYVRTELRSVNSEGEEFVCYTNPVWINN
- a CDS encoding DUF350 domain-containing protein, encoding MDPFGVQSTLWSYLRAIGWAVVASIGFAIGVAIAIKVFDWFSTDIDEWEEIKKGNWSVAIIFVSLIVMIGLLVYKVI